One Roseimicrobium gellanilyticum DNA window includes the following coding sequences:
- a CDS encoding rod shape-determining protein — translation MSFFGRLFGFAANDIGIDLGTANTLVYVKDNGIVLREPSVVAVKAGTNEVVAVGDDAKRMLGRTPGNIVAIRPLKDGVIADFKVTEAMLRHFIRKVHNRRTFAKPRVVVAVPSGITEVEKRAVKESAEQAGAREVYLIEEPMAAAIGVGLPVQEAAGNMIVDIGGGTTEVAIISLSGIVYSRSVRVAGDELDEAIINYMKRAYNLMIGERTAEEIKLRIGSAYPLGKETTMEVKGRDMVAGLPKTITITSQEVREAMLEPLNTIIDAVRTTLERCPPELSADLVDRGIMLAGGGALLRGLDKLLQEETALPVHVAEDPLSAVAEGAGRVLSEIEFLRKVSTSEA, via the coding sequence ATGTCTTTTTTTGGACGCCTGTTTGGATTTGCCGCCAATGATATCGGCATTGACCTCGGTACTGCGAATACTCTCGTTTACGTCAAAGATAATGGCATCGTCCTCCGTGAGCCCTCTGTAGTGGCAGTAAAGGCCGGCACCAATGAGGTGGTGGCCGTAGGAGACGATGCCAAGCGCATGCTGGGCCGTACGCCCGGCAACATTGTGGCCATCCGTCCTTTGAAGGATGGCGTGATTGCAGACTTCAAGGTGACCGAGGCGATGCTTCGTCACTTCATTCGCAAGGTGCACAACCGTCGCACCTTCGCAAAGCCGCGTGTCGTTGTGGCTGTCCCCTCCGGCATCACGGAGGTGGAGAAGCGCGCCGTGAAGGAGAGCGCGGAGCAGGCTGGCGCCCGCGAAGTGTACCTCATTGAAGAGCCCATGGCCGCGGCCATCGGCGTGGGCCTGCCGGTGCAGGAAGCCGCGGGCAATATGATTGTGGACATTGGTGGTGGCACCACGGAGGTGGCCATCATCTCGCTCAGCGGCATCGTGTACAGCCGCAGCGTGCGCGTTGCTGGCGACGAGCTCGACGAGGCCATCATCAACTACATGAAGCGCGCGTACAATCTGATGATTGGCGAGCGCACGGCTGAAGAAATCAAGCTGCGCATTGGTTCCGCCTACCCGCTGGGCAAGGAAACCACGATGGAAGTCAAGGGCCGCGACATGGTGGCAGGCCTTCCCAAGACCATCACCATCACCAGCCAGGAGGTGCGTGAGGCGATGCTGGAGCCTCTGAACACGATCATCGACGCGGTGCGCACCACCCTGGAGCGCTGCCCCCCGGAACTCTCCGCGGACCTCGTGGACCGCGGCATCATGCTCGCAGGTGGCGGAGCACTTCTGCGCGGACTGGACAAGCTGCTGCAGGAAGAGACGGCGCTGCCGGTGCATGTGGCGGAAGATCCGCTCAGTGCCGTGGCGGAGGGCGCGGGCCGCGTGCTCAGCGAGATCGAATTTCTGCGCAAGGTGAGCACCTCGGAAGCCTGA
- the mreC gene encoding rod shape-determining protein MreC, with translation MNKLNVAALLLFLTAVVAVFTLKTPQTRAIQTWVMGVLSPFIRGGAQVEQQVQQVTASPRDVAALEDENRRLQQEVDKLSITARKYEEVLSENNKFRGMLEYRQQIDMKLTAARVLRRSSSNWWNTVIIDKGAMDGVGTDSAVITYVGQIGMVGKTGKVAAHTAEVILLTDEECRVAARIEGMQARGILMGERGGFETRPDLRLKFLDRTLKITPGAAVYSTGEGGVFPDNILLGKVKAFEIRDISGEAVVESAVDFSLLQDVFVVHKEAADTP, from the coding sequence ATGAATAAACTCAATGTGGCAGCCCTTCTGCTGTTTCTGACGGCAGTGGTGGCTGTGTTTACCCTGAAGACGCCGCAGACCCGTGCCATTCAGACGTGGGTCATGGGGGTGCTGTCTCCTTTCATCCGGGGTGGCGCCCAGGTGGAGCAGCAGGTGCAGCAGGTGACCGCCAGCCCCCGGGATGTAGCCGCCCTCGAAGACGAGAACCGCCGCCTCCAACAGGAGGTGGACAAACTCAGCATCACCGCCCGGAAATACGAGGAGGTGCTCTCGGAGAACAACAAATTCCGCGGCATGCTGGAGTATCGTCAGCAGATCGACATGAAGCTCACCGCCGCCCGCGTGCTGCGCCGCTCGTCCTCGAACTGGTGGAATACGGTCATCATCGACAAGGGCGCAATGGACGGCGTGGGCACCGACAGTGCCGTCATCACCTATGTAGGCCAGATTGGCATGGTGGGGAAGACGGGCAAGGTCGCTGCGCACACGGCGGAAGTCATTCTGCTTACAGACGAGGAGTGCCGCGTGGCGGCCCGTATCGAGGGCATGCAGGCCAGAGGCATCCTCATGGGTGAGCGGGGAGGCTTCGAGACCCGGCCGGACTTGAGGCTGAAGTTCCTGGACCGCACCCTGAAGATCACCCCCGGCGCTGCCGTTTATTCCACCGGTGAAGGCGGGGTATTCCCGGATAACATCCTCCTGGGCAAAGTGAAGGCGTTTGAGATTCGTGACATTTCCGGGGAGGCCGTGGTAGAATCCGCTGTGGATTTCTCACTGCTCCAGGATGTGTTCGTGGTGCACAAGGAAGCTGCCGATACACCATGA
- a CDS encoding penicillin-binding transpeptidase domain-containing protein — translation MLLVGFGALAQRLWNLSVERNEEFVHKIPTTKEWRARVPGTRGEIKDRNGITIVANKPSFEVRIDLKTLVDEFKKQVEEENKGKPAELKRKVPMREFLFPNQGIMRSKEEIDIVAIFDEVIIGSLNQLGLASGYNANNLRVHYRTHRGVVPWAYRSDLSFEDFAKFAEHRLGLPGVHIEARPVRQYLFDSMACHALGYVAGADVEKVSEEEIKEWDSYVPDDYGVAGLEKSFDDDLRGRPGIRTWLQNEKGRLVREISYQEPRKGNDVYLTIDARIQMIAEMALRESTPAIGRGAVVVLNPATGEVLAMAAVPSYNPNKFIPAISKADLQAYNNNTTNPLLNRSVRSFVPGSTYKIMTSLAGILGGVQRDVWNCPGGLTFGNRYMQCWIGQKGGAHGSLDLSSAIKQSCNCYFYKYGNHAGDANMTKAGDMLGLGTRTGIELEEEDPGILPTKRWWNANRPREPFSEATMANISIGQGAVQASPLQMAGVAAAVGNGGLAFKPHLLKKVMDGNELVREQKPDLRANFADFGLTPEKIELVRKGMWRVVMEDGGTARAARINNVEVAGKTGTAQNWRHNEKGESVKDNHTLFITFAPYVNPKFACCILVQGGKGGGVSAAPIAKRVMEQALALETGYTVNLASVPEVQGNFNPVEVVSFEGMPPVQLPGSSEEEAGDSGDNEPPPKRAPRAEQNVRVRAAVRQEADEEGSRNVRNQQPQQPAQRRGLLKRLFGR, via the coding sequence ATGCTGCTTGTGGGCTTCGGCGCCCTGGCGCAGCGGTTGTGGAATCTGAGTGTCGAGCGAAACGAGGAGTTCGTTCACAAGATTCCGACCACCAAGGAGTGGCGTGCCCGCGTGCCCGGGACCCGTGGCGAGATCAAGGATCGCAACGGCATCACGATCGTGGCCAACAAGCCCTCCTTCGAGGTTCGAATCGATCTCAAGACGCTCGTCGATGAGTTCAAGAAGCAAGTCGAAGAGGAAAACAAGGGCAAGCCTGCCGAGCTGAAGCGCAAGGTGCCCATGCGCGAGTTTCTGTTCCCCAATCAGGGCATCATGCGTTCCAAGGAGGAGATCGATATCGTCGCCATCTTCGATGAAGTGATCATTGGTTCACTGAACCAGCTCGGCCTCGCCTCCGGCTACAATGCCAACAATCTCCGGGTGCACTACCGCACGCACCGTGGAGTGGTACCGTGGGCTTATCGCAGTGACTTGTCGTTTGAGGACTTTGCGAAGTTTGCGGAGCACCGTTTGGGACTGCCCGGGGTGCACATTGAGGCTCGCCCGGTACGGCAGTACCTTTTTGACTCCATGGCCTGCCATGCCCTCGGCTATGTGGCGGGGGCGGATGTAGAGAAGGTCTCTGAAGAGGAAATCAAGGAATGGGACTCCTACGTGCCTGATGACTACGGTGTCGCGGGATTGGAGAAGAGCTTTGATGACGACCTGCGCGGACGCCCGGGCATCCGTACCTGGCTGCAGAATGAAAAGGGCAGGCTGGTGCGCGAGATCAGCTATCAGGAACCGCGCAAGGGCAATGACGTGTATCTCACCATCGACGCGCGCATCCAGATGATCGCGGAGATGGCTTTGCGCGAAAGCACGCCTGCCATCGGCCGCGGTGCGGTGGTGGTGCTGAACCCCGCCACCGGCGAGGTGCTGGCGATGGCGGCGGTGCCTTCGTACAATCCGAACAAGTTTATTCCAGCCATCAGCAAGGCGGACCTGCAGGCGTACAACAACAATACCACGAACCCGTTGCTGAATCGCTCTGTCCGCAGCTTCGTGCCTGGCTCCACCTACAAGATCATGACCTCTCTGGCGGGCATTCTGGGAGGTGTGCAGAGGGATGTGTGGAACTGCCCCGGTGGCCTGACGTTCGGCAATCGCTACATGCAGTGCTGGATTGGCCAGAAGGGTGGGGCGCACGGAAGCCTCGACCTCTCCAGTGCCATCAAGCAGTCCTGCAACTGCTACTTCTACAAGTACGGCAACCACGCCGGTGATGCGAACATGACGAAGGCGGGGGACATGCTGGGCCTGGGTACCCGCACAGGCATTGAGCTGGAAGAAGAAGATCCCGGCATCCTGCCCACGAAGCGCTGGTGGAATGCAAACCGTCCGCGTGAACCTTTCTCGGAAGCGACCATGGCGAACATCTCCATCGGCCAGGGTGCCGTGCAGGCCAGCCCGCTCCAGATGGCCGGTGTGGCTGCAGCGGTGGGTAATGGTGGTCTGGCATTCAAGCCCCACCTCCTCAAGAAGGTCATGGATGGGAATGAACTCGTGCGTGAGCAGAAGCCTGACCTGCGCGCGAATTTTGCGGACTTCGGCCTCACACCCGAGAAGATCGAGCTGGTGCGAAAAGGCATGTGGCGTGTGGTCATGGAAGATGGCGGCACGGCTCGGGCGGCCCGCATCAACAACGTGGAAGTGGCTGGCAAAACCGGTACCGCCCAGAACTGGAGGCACAACGAGAAGGGGGAGTCCGTGAAGGATAACCACACGCTCTTCATTACCTTCGCCCCTTACGTAAATCCCAAGTTCGCCTGCTGTATTCTCGTGCAGGGTGGAAAGGGGGGGGGCGTGAGTGCGGCTCCCATCGCGAAGCGTGTCATGGAGCAGGCGCTGGCCCTGGAGACTGGCTATACCGTGAATCTTGCCTCCGTGCCGGAGGTGCAGGGCAACTTCAATCCGGTGGAGGTGGTCAGCTTTGAAGGCATGCCCCCCGTCCAGCTTCCGGGCTCTTCCGAGGAGGAGGCCGGCGACTCTGGAGACAATGAGCCTCCGCCGAAGCGTGCTCCTCGTGCCGAGCAGAATGTGCGCGTGCGCGCCGCTGTCCGCCAGGAGGCGGATGAAGAAGGCAGCCGCAATGTACGCAACCAGCAACCGCAACAGCCCGCGCAACGCCGCGGTCTTCTCAAGCGCCTCTTCGGCCGATAG
- a CDS encoding RNA polymerase sigma factor: MSNDSPSPELPCPSEPGVFRDLVREHEAMVHATARRVTRNSALAEDVAQETFLALAHKPQGALGSVRAWLRSVAGRKALNAVRSESRRRRVEEAAVLALDSSEQPQSPDIEPLIRQTLEELPPHLKGPLVEHYLEGQSQQLMASRKAVSQSTISRQIAAGMGELKRRLRAKGILCGAGLTALWGGQSASAAPVPLGTLGHLVAGGAHSNTSVSTITSALLSMNIAKASLAVVVATAVIAVPVLLQDRKDTSDKPVVAKSPSKSPSAEGFLPASSINSKMTGKNASAEKHYRPEPVTEEVSLRIDALVARMKGMSEQEMMQDPEILELMENFMRLIESDMASGSRLEQALTDFMASKGVQKHDPERNGPPGFSMDMGLRAPDGPLARSWMEATLSNDPKRVHDWVLNRIEGATFEFSVDPSLDSSSEGVSVLKPQAAPKYDQEED, from the coding sequence ATGAGCAACGACTCCCCGTCCCCAGAATTGCCCTGCCCTTCCGAGCCTGGCGTATTCCGTGACCTCGTCAGGGAACACGAAGCGATGGTTCACGCCACCGCAAGACGCGTGACGCGGAATTCAGCTTTGGCCGAAGACGTGGCACAAGAAACCTTCCTCGCCCTAGCACACAAGCCTCAAGGTGCCTTGGGATCGGTGCGGGCTTGGTTACGCAGCGTCGCCGGGCGGAAGGCTCTCAATGCCGTACGCTCGGAATCACGCCGTCGTCGTGTAGAAGAAGCTGCAGTTTTGGCATTGGACTCTTCAGAACAGCCTCAGTCGCCGGACATCGAGCCACTCATTCGGCAAACCTTGGAGGAACTCCCACCGCATTTGAAGGGGCCGCTCGTAGAGCACTACCTCGAAGGTCAGAGTCAGCAACTCATGGCATCTCGCAAGGCGGTCAGCCAATCGACCATCTCGCGCCAGATTGCCGCCGGCATGGGGGAACTGAAACGCCGTCTCCGCGCCAAGGGCATCCTTTGCGGCGCCGGACTCACGGCGCTCTGGGGCGGACAGTCCGCCAGCGCCGCTCCGGTGCCACTGGGCACGCTCGGCCATCTCGTCGCAGGCGGTGCGCACTCCAACACTTCCGTTAGCACGATCACTTCAGCCCTTCTCAGCATGAACATCGCCAAAGCCTCCCTCGCTGTCGTCGTCGCCACCGCCGTTATTGCCGTCCCTGTGCTGCTCCAGGATCGAAAGGACACATCCGACAAACCTGTCGTGGCGAAATCTCCTTCGAAGTCGCCATCCGCCGAAGGATTCCTCCCAGCTTCGTCAATCAATTCCAAAATGACCGGTAAGAATGCCAGCGCAGAAAAGCACTATCGTCCCGAACCTGTGACTGAAGAAGTGAGCCTCAGAATCGACGCGCTGGTGGCGCGCATGAAGGGAATGTCAGAGCAGGAAATGATGCAGGATCCTGAGATACTAGAGCTGATGGAGAACTTCATGCGGCTCATCGAGAGTGACATGGCGTCAGGCTCCCGTCTCGAACAAGCACTCACCGACTTCATGGCCTCAAAAGGCGTCCAGAAGCATGATCCCGAAAGAAATGGCCCTCCCGGTTTTTCCATGGACATGGGACTACGTGCGCCGGACGGACCGCTTGCGCGGTCCTGGATGGAAGCCACCCTGTCCAACGATCCGAAGCGGGTGCATGACTGGGTGCTGAACCGGATCGAAGGAGCGACCTTCGAGTTTTCGGTGGATCCGAGCCTGGACAGCTCCAGTGAAGGCGTCAGCGTCCTGAAGCCGCAGGCGGCTCCAAAATATGACCAAGAAGAAGACTGA
- a CDS encoding Rne/Rng family ribonuclease — protein MALEFVKNGIRKITQFITGKKDPTQGTRIVINCEKLENRVALLENGILEEYSVERVGTTHLVGSIYKGRIKNIEQGLKAMFVDIGLEKNAFLHFWDAIPEALNTQAMEEVSRGKGGQKKKNISAKDIPELYPVGSEILVQITKGPVGNKGPRVTTNISLAGRLLVLMPQNESCGISRKIDDPKERARLRRIIEGLSLPEGMGIILRTEASGKRTRHIVRDLSILLEQWKDIASRRDSQKAPCCCFEEPDIFERTVRDFLTEDLDEIVCDDPATVDRMKELVAPISRRAQRRITLFTGPGALFEKYNVQRQIDTAFYRQVWLKCGGYIVIDQTEALIAIDVNTGRNKGSGQNVDKVILQTNMEAAAEVARQLRLRNMGGLVVVDFIDMKHGKDRSAVYKSMVDHTQRDKAKTQILQISQFGLMEMTRQRLHESLSDAMFEECPHCKGHGQIKTPLTMSVEIQRRLTSVLARLPENGRDVLVVIHPDVMQRLRSSDDQILVDLERKYQARLTFRTDPTYMREQVLLANSKTGEEIKLA, from the coding sequence ATGGCTTTGGAATTCGTCAAGAATGGAATAAGGAAGATCACCCAGTTCATCACCGGCAAAAAGGATCCCACCCAGGGGACGCGCATTGTCATCAACTGCGAGAAGCTCGAGAACCGGGTGGCGCTGCTGGAGAATGGCATCCTTGAGGAGTACTCCGTGGAGCGCGTGGGCACCACGCACCTGGTCGGCAGTATCTACAAGGGCCGCATCAAGAACATTGAGCAGGGTCTCAAGGCCATGTTCGTGGACATTGGTCTGGAGAAGAATGCCTTCCTGCATTTCTGGGATGCCATTCCGGAAGCTCTGAACACCCAGGCAATGGAAGAGGTGAGCCGCGGCAAGGGTGGGCAGAAGAAGAAGAACATCAGCGCCAAGGACATTCCTGAACTGTATCCCGTGGGTTCGGAAATCCTTGTGCAGATCACGAAAGGACCTGTGGGTAACAAGGGACCGCGCGTCACCACGAATATCTCCCTCGCCGGACGTCTGCTCGTGCTCATGCCGCAGAACGAATCCTGCGGTATCTCGCGCAAAATCGATGACCCCAAGGAGCGCGCTCGCCTGCGCCGCATCATTGAGGGACTCAGTCTTCCGGAAGGCATGGGCATCATCCTGCGCACGGAAGCCTCCGGCAAGCGCACCCGCCACATTGTGCGTGACCTGAGCATCCTGCTGGAGCAGTGGAAGGACATCGCCTCCCGCCGCGACAGCCAGAAGGCGCCCTGCTGCTGCTTTGAGGAACCGGACATCTTTGAGCGCACCGTGCGTGACTTCCTCACGGAAGATCTCGATGAGATCGTGTGTGATGACCCCGCTACCGTGGATCGCATGAAGGAACTCGTGGCACCCATCTCCCGCCGAGCCCAGCGTCGCATCACACTCTTCACCGGTCCGGGTGCCCTGTTTGAGAAGTACAATGTGCAGCGCCAGATCGATACGGCCTTCTACCGCCAGGTGTGGTTGAAGTGCGGCGGCTACATTGTCATCGACCAAACAGAGGCCCTCATTGCCATCGACGTCAACACCGGCCGAAACAAGGGCAGCGGCCAGAACGTCGACAAGGTCATCCTCCAGACCAACATGGAAGCCGCCGCCGAAGTGGCACGCCAGCTTCGTCTGCGCAACATGGGTGGTCTTGTCGTGGTGGACTTCATCGACATGAAGCACGGCAAGGATCGCTCGGCGGTCTACAAGTCGATGGTCGACCACACCCAGCGCGACAAGGCCAAGACGCAGATCCTGCAAATCTCGCAGTTCGGCCTCATGGAAATGACCCGCCAGCGCCTGCACGAGAGCCTGAGCGATGCCATGTTCGAAGAGTGCCCGCACTGCAAGGGACACGGCCAGATCAAGACCCCGCTCACCATGAGCGTGGAAATCCAGCGCCGTCTGACCTCCGTGCTGGCCCGCCTGCCGGAGAACGGTCGTGACGTGCTGGTGGTGATCCATCCGGACGTCATGCAGCGCCTCCGCTCCTCTGACGATCAGATTCTGGTCGACCTGGAGCGCAAGTACCAGGCTCGTCTCACCTTCCGTACGGATCCCACTTACATGCGCGAGCAGGTGCTGCTGGCGAATTCAAAGACCGGGGAGGAGATTAAGCTGGCATAA